From the Wolbachia endosymbiont (group B) of Protocalliphora azurea genome, one window contains:
- a CDS encoding DsbA family protein gives MSKIPFLLIFILAVASLPVINNWLSHRSQNLNDDYIGERLDNYISKNFDRVLKALQEESAKNSYANATKNKISQHKNEIFDSTYPYSGNENSNIIAVGFFDYSCGYCKAIKNDVKQLINDGKVKYIFRDAPILGNNSLKAAKGALATYFIDKEKYLDFHYAALDHRGEFSDETILDIVKNIGINENDFNNSMKNNADKIEQMINNSKLLVRDLGVGGTPFLIIGDSLFVGATDLNVLRKKVDELKD, from the coding sequence ATGTCTAAGATACCATTTTTATTGATTTTTATACTTGCAGTAGCAAGTTTACCAGTAATAAACAATTGGCTTTCACACCGCAGTCAGAACTTAAATGATGATTATATAGGTGAGAGATTGGATAATTACATCAGTAAAAATTTTGATAGAGTTCTAAAAGCTCTCCAGGAAGAGTCAGCTAAAAATAGTTATGCTAATGCAACCAAAAATAAAATTTCTCAGCATAAAAATGAAATATTCGACTCTACTTATCCTTACTCAGGAAATGAAAATAGCAATATCATAGCTGTAGGTTTTTTTGACTATTCTTGTGGATATTGCAAAGCTATAAAGAACGATGTAAAACAATTGATCAATGATGGCAAAGTTAAGTATATCTTTAGGGATGCTCCAATACTTGGTAACAATTCTTTAAAGGCAGCAAAAGGTGCTTTAGCAACTTATTTTATCGATAAAGAAAAGTACTTAGATTTTCACTATGCTGCACTAGATCACAGAGGAGAATTTTCAGACGAAACTATATTAGATATAGTAAAAAATATAGGGATCAACGAGAACGATTTTAATAACTCTATGAAAAATAATGCAGACAAAATTGAGCAAATGATAAACAACAGCAAACTTTTAGTAAGGGATCTAGGAGTAGGCGGTACACCTTTTTTGATAATTGGAGATAGTCTTTTTGTAGGAGCAACTGATTTAAATGTGCTACGCAAAAAAGTGGATGAGTTAAAAGATTAA
- a CDS encoding TIGR02217 family protein: protein MSFTEIRFPENISYGSTGGPEFSTDVVTTHNGCEQRNINWSRARARYNIAYGVRSNEQLTELITFFQARKGKAIGFRFKDWSDFTVINQEIGIGDDKKTIFQLMKTYISGKDKHIRTIKKPVHDTIKIYLDGEKTEKYSVNYSTGEIAFMKPPAKGTIITASFEFDVPVRFDTDYLNASIDNYGSNSWNNIPLVEVK, encoded by the coding sequence ATGTCATTTACAGAAATTAGATTTCCAGAAAATATATCTTATGGCTCTACTGGAGGACCTGAATTTTCCACTGACGTTGTAACAACTCATAATGGTTGTGAGCAGCGCAATATCAATTGGTCTCGTGCACGTGCCAGGTATAACATAGCTTATGGAGTTAGGTCAAACGAGCAGCTAACAGAACTCATAACATTTTTTCAGGCACGAAAAGGTAAAGCAATAGGATTTCGTTTTAAGGATTGGTCAGACTTTACAGTTATCAATCAAGAAATTGGCATAGGAGACGATAAAAAAACGATCTTTCAACTGATGAAAACTTACATAAGTGGAAAAGACAAGCATATACGAACTATTAAAAAGCCAGTGCATGATACAATAAAAATTTACCTAGATGGTGAAAAGACAGAAAAATATTCAGTGAATTATTCAACTGGAGAAATAGCATTTATGAAACCACCAGCAAAAGGCACAATAATCACCGCAAGCTTCGAATTTGATGTACCAGTACGATTTGATACAGATTACCTAAACGCTTCTATTGATAACTATGGCAGCAATAGCTGGAACAATATTCCCTTGGTGGAAGTGAAATAA
- a CDS encoding 2-oxoglutarate dehydrogenase E1 component encodes MSNLSCLYGDNVEFVEEIYSRYLQGDKSIGEDWHRIFSSNLEVNKAEPCRAQNEAKVDVDDLANFFRFYGHFFADLNPLSPHVNKEIDYQKYLNLSPTSDTRIYRDIYCKNIGFEFMHISSYEERVWLQEKIENQVYTLSPQDKKEILRHLIESEMFEQFLHMKFPGYKRFSIEGGESAIVAIERVISDSAAFGIEEIVLGMAHRGRLNVLTKVMGKDYAAMLSEFQGNLAYPSGLEVSGDVKYHLGYSSDRALAGGKKIHLSLCPNPSHLEAVNPVLAGRVRAKQNTRSVLGISIHGDAAFIGQGVVAETLTLSNIEGYKVGGIVHIVINNQVGFTANPNCARSSFYCTDVAKSIEAPIFHVNGDNPEAVSFVANLAMEYVQKFKKDVVIDIICYRKYGHNEGDEPNFTQPLMYKAISKHKTPGTLYEEKLTAEKVLGSDEVSKLRSEFRTRLDKSLTESTTYTPKKADWFDGVWLKLRRAKLNDLSEYYTDSGVSPDELKKLGVHINSNIPSSFNLNNKVRRILDGRIDSINSGSNIDWATGESLAFASLLKEGIGVRLSGQDSGRGTFSHRHSRLVDQVTEETFIPLNNISEKQARFEVIDSALSEYAVMGFEYGYSLDSPYSLVLWEGQFGDFANGAQIMIDQFISSAETKWLRSSGLVLLLPHGYEGQGPEHSSARIERFLQLCAEDNMQVVNCSTPANYFHALRRQINRDFRKPLVVFTPKSLLRHKSAVSNLSDFEGKFLTVIPECRTGLVASDKIRKVVICSGKVYYDIIEMLEAQKINDIAVVRLEQFYPFPADKLNNELEKYKNAEIIWCQEEPKNMGGWFFVNPLIEEVLSGLNAQAKRPKCIARPAAASPACGYANIHAQQQAEILKQVAQVQLYKH; translated from the coding sequence ATGTCGAATTTAAGCTGCCTTTATGGCGATAATGTCGAATTTGTGGAAGAAATTTATAGCCGTTACTTGCAAGGCGATAAATCAATTGGAGAAGATTGGCACAGAATTTTTTCGAGCAATTTAGAAGTTAATAAAGCAGAACCCTGCAGGGCACAGAATGAAGCTAAGGTAGATGTTGATGATTTAGCAAATTTTTTCAGATTTTATGGTCACTTTTTTGCAGACTTAAATCCATTATCACCGCATGTAAATAAGGAAATAGATTATCAAAAATACTTGAATCTTTCTCCTACAAGTGACACTAGAATCTACAGAGATATTTACTGCAAGAATATCGGTTTTGAATTTATGCATATTTCCTCTTATGAGGAAAGAGTTTGGCTGCAGGAGAAAATTGAAAATCAGGTCTATACGCTAAGCCCTCAGGATAAAAAAGAAATACTAAGGCACTTGATTGAATCTGAGATGTTCGAGCAATTTCTCCATATGAAATTTCCTGGATATAAGCGTTTTTCTATCGAAGGTGGGGAGTCAGCCATTGTTGCAATTGAAAGAGTTATTAGTGATTCTGCAGCTTTTGGTATTGAAGAAATAGTTCTTGGTATGGCCCACCGAGGACGGCTCAATGTTCTAACCAAAGTGATGGGAAAAGATTATGCGGCAATGCTGTCTGAATTTCAAGGCAACCTTGCATATCCAAGTGGTCTTGAGGTGTCTGGTGATGTCAAATATCACCTTGGTTACTCTTCTGATCGAGCACTTGCTGGTGGTAAAAAAATACACTTAAGTTTATGTCCTAACCCATCTCACCTTGAGGCGGTAAATCCGGTTCTAGCTGGAAGAGTAAGAGCAAAACAAAATACGAGATCTGTGCTTGGCATATCAATTCATGGTGATGCAGCTTTTATCGGGCAGGGAGTGGTTGCTGAAACCCTGACTTTGAGCAACATTGAAGGTTATAAAGTTGGTGGTATCGTGCATATTGTCATTAATAACCAAGTTGGTTTTACTGCAAATCCTAATTGTGCACGCTCATCTTTTTATTGCACTGATGTAGCAAAATCAATAGAAGCTCCAATATTTCATGTTAATGGAGATAATCCAGAAGCTGTGAGTTTTGTTGCGAATTTGGCAATGGAGTATGTGCAGAAATTTAAAAAGGATGTGGTGATTGACATAATATGCTACCGCAAATATGGCCATAATGAAGGCGATGAGCCAAATTTTACTCAGCCACTTATGTATAAAGCAATATCAAAGCATAAAACTCCAGGCACGCTGTACGAAGAGAAGCTGACTGCAGAGAAAGTGCTAGGTAGCGATGAAGTAAGTAAATTACGCAGCGAATTTAGAACAAGATTGGATAAAAGCCTTACTGAGTCAACGACTTATACTCCGAAGAAAGCTGACTGGTTTGATGGAGTGTGGTTAAAACTCAGGAGAGCAAAGTTGAACGATTTGAGTGAATATTATACGGACTCTGGTGTTTCACCAGATGAGCTAAAAAAATTGGGTGTACACATAAATAGCAATATTCCAAGTAGTTTTAATCTCAATAATAAAGTCAGAAGAATACTTGATGGCAGAATAGACAGTATAAATTCCGGTAGCAACATAGACTGGGCAACTGGTGAAAGTCTTGCATTCGCGTCATTGCTTAAAGAAGGAATAGGAGTGCGCTTGTCAGGACAAGATTCTGGTCGCGGTACCTTCTCGCACCGTCATTCAAGACTTGTTGATCAAGTAACAGAAGAAACGTTTATTCCACTGAACAACATAAGTGAGAAGCAAGCTCGCTTTGAAGTTATAGATAGCGCACTATCTGAGTATGCTGTGATGGGTTTTGAATATGGATATAGCCTTGATTCTCCTTATTCACTTGTGCTCTGGGAAGGGCAGTTTGGTGATTTTGCAAATGGCGCGCAAATTATGATCGACCAATTTATCTCATCTGCAGAAACAAAGTGGTTGCGGTCAAGTGGTCTAGTTCTACTTTTGCCTCATGGTTATGAAGGGCAGGGGCCTGAGCATAGTTCTGCTCGTATAGAGAGGTTTTTGCAGCTCTGTGCAGAGGATAATATGCAGGTGGTTAATTGCTCTACTCCTGCGAATTATTTTCATGCTTTACGCCGACAAATTAATCGAGATTTTCGTAAGCCTTTAGTGGTGTTTACACCTAAATCACTATTGCGTCATAAAAGCGCAGTTTCTAACCTTTCTGACTTTGAAGGAAAATTTCTTACGGTAATTCCAGAGTGTAGAACAGGTTTAGTTGCAAGTGATAAAATACGTAAAGTTGTAATATGTAGTGGTAAAGTTTATTACGACATAATTGAAATGCTTGAAGCACAAAAAATAAACGATATAGCAGTAGTGCGTTTAGAACAATTTTATCCATTCCCGGCCGATAAACTAAACAATGAACTCGAAAAATATAAGAACGCTGAAATTATATGGTGTCAAGAGGAACCAAAAAATATGGGAGGATGGTTCTTTGTCAACCCATTGATAGAAGAGGTATTGTCTGGCCTCAATGCTCAAGCAAAAAGACCTAAGTGCATTGCAAGACCTGCTGCTGCATCTCCTGCATGTGGTTATGCTAATATCCATGCTCAGCAACAAGCAGAAATTTTGAAGCAAGTTGCGCAGGTACAACTGTACAAACACTGA
- the trpS gene encoding tryptophan--tRNA ligase, which translates to MEEVVFSGIQPSGVLHLGNYLGAIKQWIGLQDKYKSLFCVVDLHAITANKLPANELKNNIFKAAATYIACGIDPEKSIIFNQSAVSGHAELGWLLGCYTPIGWLNRMTQFKDKAGSDRQKASLGLYSYPVLMAADILLYQTKYVPVGDDQKQHLELARDIASAFNNHYKCSHFIIPEILTLDCTSRIMSLRDGASKMSKSDSSEYSCINLDDTDDLIVKKIEKAKTDSILGFDFATLKCRPEVNNLVNIYSVLSDLNVEKVCEEVNKHDMKHFKKELADLIISVISPIREKLNGLLRDQLHLHKILKEGTEKAAEIANNNIKKIKDIIGFVQ; encoded by the coding sequence ATGGAAGAAGTTGTCTTCTCAGGTATTCAGCCAAGTGGAGTATTACACTTGGGCAATTATCTTGGTGCAATTAAGCAGTGGATAGGCTTGCAGGATAAATATAAATCTCTTTTTTGTGTTGTTGATCTGCATGCAATCACAGCAAATAAGCTTCCCGCAAATGAATTAAAAAATAATATTTTTAAAGCAGCAGCAACTTATATTGCATGTGGAATAGATCCGGAAAAGTCGATTATTTTCAATCAATCCGCAGTTAGTGGTCATGCAGAATTGGGCTGGCTGCTAGGGTGCTATACACCAATTGGTTGGCTTAATCGTATGACTCAATTTAAAGATAAGGCTGGAAGCGATAGACAAAAAGCTTCTCTTGGGTTATATAGCTACCCAGTACTTATGGCTGCGGATATATTGCTGTATCAAACTAAATATGTTCCTGTTGGCGATGATCAAAAACAGCATTTAGAACTTGCACGTGATATTGCATCAGCTTTTAACAATCATTATAAATGTAGTCATTTCATCATACCTGAAATCTTAACTTTGGATTGCACATCAAGAATAATGAGCTTAAGAGATGGAGCAAGCAAGATGAGCAAATCTGATTCTTCAGAATACTCATGCATTAACCTTGACGATACAGATGACTTGATTGTCAAGAAAATAGAAAAAGCAAAAACAGATTCAATTCTAGGCTTTGATTTTGCTACTTTAAAGTGCCGTCCAGAAGTAAACAATTTGGTAAACATTTATTCAGTGCTTAGTGATTTAAATGTGGAAAAAGTGTGTGAAGAAGTGAATAAACATGATATGAAACACTTTAAAAAAGAGTTAGCTGACTTAATCATCAGTGTTATATCACCCATACGTGAGAAGTTGAACGGTCTTTTGAGGGATCAGCTCCATTTACATAAAATATTAAAAGAAGGTACAGAAAAAGCAGCAGAGATTGCAAATAACAATATAAAAAAGATCAAGGATATTATAGGGTTTGTTCAATAG
- a CDS encoding nucleotide exchange factor GrpE: MSDSNKEKKKKFADMVSKRKGDDQEDQQTGDLSEELNILKERAVQLEDHLRRAVADNENVKRIMQKQISDASDYAVTKFARDMIDSCDNLKKAMENLKDGDPIHEGIKVAHQKIVSDLKKHGIEEIDPIGNSFDSNLHQAVVEREDNEKEPGTIVEVLQTGYTIKNRLLRPAMVILSKKSADCESN, translated from the coding sequence ATGTCAGATAGTAATAAAGAGAAAAAAAAGAAATTTGCAGATATGGTCAGTAAACGAAAAGGGGATGATCAAGAAGATCAGCAAACAGGTGATTTAAGTGAAGAGCTTAATATATTAAAAGAACGTGCAGTTCAGCTTGAAGATCATTTACGTCGCGCTGTTGCGGATAATGAAAACGTTAAACGTATAATGCAAAAGCAAATTAGTGATGCAAGTGATTATGCAGTCACAAAATTTGCACGTGATATGATCGACTCTTGTGACAATTTAAAAAAAGCAATGGAAAACTTGAAAGATGGTGATCCTATTCATGAAGGAATAAAAGTGGCGCACCAAAAGATTGTGAGTGATCTAAAAAAACATGGAATAGAAGAAATAGATCCAATAGGTAACTCTTTTGACAGCAATTTACATCAAGCTGTTGTGGAAAGAGAAGATAATGAAAAAGAGCCTGGCACTATTGTAGAAGTACTACAAACTGGTTATACCATTAAAAATAGGTTGCTTCGTCCTGCAATGGTTATTCTTTCTAAAAAATCTGCTGATTGCGAAAGTAACTAA
- a CDS encoding polyprenyl synthetase family protein: MLNTDLTKSSKLDDIVSSDLLAMNDFIFKNVNDEGTKLATDITSHLINSGGKKIRPKLIFIICKMLNYSGESRVNIAASVEFIHNATLLHDDVLDESKARHGVATANKIWGNKSSILVGDLLLTLAFRWLIECGNLSVLSILSKASNLLVKGEIKQMTTRFDPNTIRKNYFNIIGEKTASLFSACSEAASVVSGATSDETERLRNFGFNFGMAFQIIDDVLDYTANQCTLGKQLGKDFFEGKVTLPSIIAYEKGSSSEQKFWEKSFSSARHNFDQALQYINHHNAIHVSMEEAKHYINMAQSNIDTFSDSLYKTALIDFLNASIERQG; the protein is encoded by the coding sequence ATGCTAAACACTGATTTAACAAAAAGTAGTAAATTAGATGATATTGTATCTTCTGATTTATTGGCTATGAATGACTTTATCTTCAAAAATGTCAATGATGAAGGTACTAAGCTTGCTACCGATATTACATCTCATCTTATTAATTCAGGAGGAAAAAAGATAAGGCCTAAGCTCATTTTTATTATATGTAAAATGCTGAATTACTCTGGAGAGAGTAGGGTCAACATTGCTGCATCGGTAGAATTTATACACAACGCTACTTTACTTCATGATGATGTGCTTGATGAAAGTAAGGCACGCCATGGAGTTGCAACAGCAAATAAAATTTGGGGGAATAAATCAAGCATTTTAGTTGGTGATCTATTATTGACCTTAGCATTTAGATGGCTTATAGAATGTGGGAATTTAAGTGTTCTCTCTATTTTATCTAAGGCATCTAATTTGCTTGTCAAGGGTGAGATAAAGCAGATGACAACGCGTTTTGACCCTAACACAATTAGGAAAAATTATTTTAATATCATTGGAGAAAAGACAGCATCTTTATTTTCTGCATGCTCCGAGGCTGCATCAGTAGTATCTGGAGCCACAAGTGACGAAACAGAGAGGCTAAGGAATTTCGGGTTTAATTTTGGCATGGCATTCCAAATAATTGATGACGTGCTAGATTATACTGCTAATCAATGCACTTTAGGAAAGCAACTTGGAAAAGATTTCTTTGAAGGTAAAGTCACTTTACCTTCTATTATAGCATATGAAAAAGGCAGCTCATCAGAACAAAAATTCTGGGAGAAATCTTTTTCTTCAGCTAGACACAATTTTGACCAAGCATTACAATATATTAATCATCATAATGCCATTCATGTTTCTATGGAAGAAGCTAAACACTATATTAATATGGCGCAAAGTAATATTGATACTTTTTCTGATTCTCTTTATAAAACTGCTTTGATTGACTTTTTAAATGCAAGCATAGAAAGACAAGGATAG
- the rpsP gene encoding 30S ribosomal protein S16 yields MAVKIRLARFGAKKRPFYRIVVADSRAPRDGRFIERIGQYDPMLPKDNKNRVVVKADRLKHWLSVGAQATERVMWFIKKGIVDLETESKKTEKKKVEKVQGQEA; encoded by the coding sequence ATGGCAGTTAAAATAAGGTTAGCAAGGTTTGGGGCAAAGAAACGTCCTTTTTATAGGATAGTTGTAGCCGACTCACGAGCACCAAGAGATGGGCGCTTTATTGAGAGAATAGGACAATATGATCCAATGTTGCCAAAAGACAATAAAAATCGTGTTGTGGTAAAAGCTGATAGATTAAAACATTGGCTAAGTGTAGGAGCGCAAGCAACTGAAAGGGTAATGTGGTTCATTAAAAAAGGCATAGTAGATTTAGAAACAGAATCGAAAAAAACAGAAAAGAAAAAAGTTGAGAAAGTACAAGGGCAAGAAGCATAA
- a CDS encoding peptidylprolyl isomerase: MSIRNFFTKAIVLLLVCLLIFMGIGNLLSNDDERKELAKVGKEVITSDEYKLLYQNYKKQISGSDVSKEQVKKLKYDLLNALIEQKLLFNLISELGLKVGEESIKSHIKNTKYFQDDKGEFDHNKFHQTLNSLHITEKEYIEKLEKILPAMMFMTSLFKDNYPVTFGESVDEQIYKNRYQTRVVDIVKITENAITDVPEPDDQALLDLYERNKSNFYYPEYRTAQYISLDQKYFEDQIRISDEEVDSIIEHQELKNQRDIFNVIFPTKEKAEIARRALEESKASFEQIIEEFNKVKLDETRVNNITKDFLPENMREKVFALKTGEVSEVLTSNFGWHVIKVESIHQISDEDLVDLKKDIRSVLTNQKSFEKVNDFINQVNYKIYNGATIEEISNNYNLPIQTIGPVDASGKDQSGNEVGNSSDFISFIFSREKDQKNYFKGVGDTVVGVKISDIVPPKLQNFEESRESAIKLWRSEFIKERMFKMGQEVAVQLREKTDLEEMQGIKLVKGQQIQRNEQNYPFSFIEEIFNMKTTNSVTDPIQYNNEIIIGVLKQMHSSNGKLNMLDTGKRVMISLKEQLISYLKSKYRVEVNHAMIDDI; this comes from the coding sequence ATGAGTATTAGAAATTTTTTTACCAAGGCAATCGTTCTCCTTTTAGTTTGCTTATTAATCTTTATGGGGATTGGCAATCTTTTATCAAATGATGATGAAAGGAAAGAATTAGCTAAAGTAGGAAAGGAAGTTATAACATCAGATGAATATAAATTACTATATCAAAATTATAAAAAGCAAATTTCTGGATCTGATGTAAGTAAAGAACAAGTAAAAAAGCTGAAATATGATTTACTTAACGCACTTATAGAGCAAAAACTATTGTTTAACCTAATTAGCGAACTTGGATTAAAAGTTGGAGAAGAATCTATCAAAAGCCACATAAAAAATACCAAGTACTTTCAGGACGATAAAGGAGAATTTGACCATAATAAATTCCATCAAACTCTAAATAGCCTGCATATAACAGAAAAGGAATATATAGAAAAACTAGAGAAAATCCTGCCTGCAATGATGTTCATGACTTCGTTATTTAAAGATAATTATCCGGTAACTTTTGGTGAGAGTGTTGATGAGCAGATATACAAAAATCGCTACCAAACTAGAGTAGTTGATATTGTTAAAATAACTGAGAATGCAATTACAGACGTTCCTGAACCAGATGATCAAGCCTTACTTGATTTGTATGAAAGAAATAAGTCCAATTTTTATTACCCTGAGTATCGAACTGCGCAATACATTTCTCTGGATCAAAAATATTTTGAAGATCAAATCAGAATTTCAGATGAAGAGGTTGATAGTATAATAGAACATCAGGAACTTAAAAATCAAAGAGACATATTCAATGTGATATTTCCTACCAAAGAAAAAGCTGAAATAGCAAGAAGAGCACTTGAAGAAAGTAAAGCAAGCTTTGAACAAATAATAGAAGAGTTTAATAAAGTGAAACTCGATGAAACCAGAGTAAATAATATAACTAAGGATTTCTTACCTGAAAATATGAGAGAAAAGGTATTTGCTCTCAAAACAGGTGAAGTAAGTGAAGTTTTAACAAGCAATTTTGGATGGCACGTAATAAAGGTAGAAAGCATACATCAAATCTCTGATGAAGACTTGGTTGATTTAAAAAAAGACATAAGGTCAGTTTTAACCAATCAAAAGTCTTTTGAAAAAGTCAATGATTTCATAAATCAAGTGAATTATAAGATATACAATGGTGCAACGATTGAAGAAATCTCCAATAATTACAATTTACCTATACAAACCATTGGTCCAGTAGATGCTAGTGGGAAAGACCAAAGTGGTAATGAAGTAGGAAATTCCAGTGATTTCATTTCTTTCATTTTTTCACGCGAGAAAGATCAGAAGAATTATTTTAAGGGTGTTGGAGATACTGTTGTTGGTGTAAAAATCAGTGATATCGTTCCTCCTAAATTACAAAATTTTGAAGAAAGTAGGGAATCAGCCATAAAGCTTTGGCGTAGTGAATTTATAAAAGAAAGAATGTTTAAAATGGGACAAGAAGTAGCAGTTCAACTAAGAGAAAAGACAGATTTGGAAGAAATGCAAGGTATAAAATTGGTTAAAGGCCAGCAAATACAACGCAATGAACAAAACTACCCTTTTTCTTTCATAGAAGAGATTTTCAATATGAAAACAACTAATTCGGTAACAGATCCTATTCAATACAATAATGAAATTATAATAGGCGTTCTAAAACAAATGCATTCATCAAATGGTAAATTAAACATGCTTGACACCGGAAAACGTGTGATGATATCGCTAAAGGAACAGTTAATTAGCTATCTAAAATCAAAGTATAGAGTAGAAGTTAATCATGCTATGATTGATGATATATAA
- a CDS encoding cell cycle transcriptional regulator TrcR has protein sequence MGDVFSMSMESSKDNKDRNEQFLMQVAAWLVDNTSLTFDQIAQCCKLSLEKVQDIADEEIEVEKYDPIISEIITEKEIDNCKKNPNRVPNLIIKNMKKRAKTISFLAFASTARRRDKPNAIYYLVKKFPILNNNVIAKLVGTTNYTVEQVRDRSHHNILNIKPQDPVLLGLCSQENLEAEVEKAKVEEEKKQRLKNINNSY, from the coding sequence ATGGGAGATGTTTTTTCGATGTCAATGGAATCTTCTAAAGACAATAAAGATAGAAATGAACAATTTCTCATGCAAGTAGCTGCTTGGTTGGTTGATAACACTAGCTTAACTTTTGATCAAATAGCACAATGTTGCAAGTTATCCCTTGAAAAAGTACAAGACATAGCTGATGAGGAAATAGAAGTTGAAAAGTATGACCCTATTATTTCTGAAATAATTACTGAAAAAGAAATCGATAATTGCAAAAAAAATCCAAATCGTGTACCAAATTTGATTATAAAAAATATGAAAAAAAGGGCAAAGACGATTAGCTTTCTTGCCTTTGCTTCCACAGCAAGGCGTAGAGATAAACCTAATGCGATTTATTATTTGGTAAAAAAATTTCCTATCTTGAACAATAATGTAATAGCTAAGCTAGTTGGTACAACAAATTACACAGTTGAGCAGGTAAGAGATAGATCTCATCATAACATACTCAATATCAAACCTCAAGATCCTGTACTACTTGGTTTATGTAGCCAGGAAAATTTAGAAGCGGAAGTAGAAAAAGCGAAAGTAGAAGAAGAGAAGAAACAAAGATTAAAAAATATAAATAATAGCTATTGA